In Miscanthus floridulus cultivar M001 chromosome 5, ASM1932011v1, whole genome shotgun sequence, one genomic interval encodes:
- the LOC136450983 gene encoding E3 ubiquitin-protein ligase AIRP2-like, with the protein MFHGGRPLSLRGSLKALEADIHHANTLAHAIHRAYGGACVQMRLSYSSMAPIILNLIQWMDCSCSLSYTLPSYLGLLEVLVYKVYVDEDASISTIERRASLKEFYAIIYPLLQQLEGNLMDKDCKDKGWCKESAAGGGRKLLANDDREDECGICLEACTKMVLPNCNHAMCINCYRDWYTRSKSCPFCRGSLKRVRSRDLWVLTGDDDVIDTVTLEKENVKHFLSFIDSLPLIVPDNMLLVYYDYLV; encoded by the exons ATGTTTCATGGCGGCAGGCCTTTGTCCCTCCGGGGGTCTCTCAAGGCCCTTGAAGCTGATATACACCATGCCAACACCCT GGCGCACGCTATACACAGGGCGTACGGGGGTGCCTGCGTGCAGATGAGGCTCTCCTACAGCTCCATGGCTCCAATCATTCTCAACCTTATCCAATGGATGGATTGCAGCTGCTCCTTGTCATACACGCTCCCTAGTTACCTTGGACTGCTGGAGGTTCTTGTCTACAAG GTTTATGTTGATGAAGATGCCTCTATATCCACCATAGAAAGGAGAGCGAGCCTGAAGGAATTCTACG CTATCATATACCCTTTATTGCAACAACTAGAGGGCAACTTGATGGATAAGGACTGCAAGGACAAAGGGTGGTGTAAGGAGTCTGCTGCTGGCGGCGGTCGGAAGCTTCTTGCCAATGATGACAGGGAGGATGAGTGTGGTATTTGCTTGGAGGCCTGCACCAAGATGGTCCTTCCAAATTGCAACCATGCCATGTGCATCAACTGTTACCGAGACTG GTATACAAGATCCAAGTCATGCCCGTTCTGCCGCGGAAGCCTGAAAAGGGTCCGGTCCAGAGACCTCTGGGTACTTACCGGCGACGACGACGTGATCGACACGGTGACCCTGGAGAAGGAGAACGTGAAGCACTTCCTCAGCTTCATCGACAGCCTGCCTCTGATCGTCCCCGACAACATGTTGCTGGTCTACTACGACTACCTAGTCTAA
- the LOC136450984 gene encoding small ribosomal subunit protein bTHXc-like, which translates to MALLAIQGMAMSTAAAALPSHNHGAVSSSVSTSSYALGASAAFPRVRAAFAVGAVTSTAVTPVLDVYCGRGDKKTKRGKRFNHSYGNARPRNKKKGTGPPRLFAPPAPPRKDQFDDGEIISIEIDEDILE; encoded by the exons ATGGCGCTGCTCGCCATCCAGGGCATGGCCATGTCCACCGCCGCCGCGGCCCTCCCATCCCACAACCACGGTGCTGTCTCCTCCTCTGTCTCCACCTCCTCCTACGCTCTCGGAGCCTCTGCCGCCTTCCCCCGCGTCCGAGCTGCGTTCGCCGTTGGCGCCGTCACGTCGACCGCCGTCACTCCAGTTCTTGACG TCTATTGTGGGAGAGGGGACAAGAAGACGAAAAGGGGCAAAAGGTTCAACCATTCATATGGCAAT GCGAGGCCACGCAACAAGAAGAAGGGAACTGGGCCTCCGCGGCTctttgctcctccagcgcctccaAGGAAAGACCAGTTCGATGACGGGGAGATCATTTCAATCGAGATTGATGAGGACATCCTGGAATAG